A genomic window from Leptospira broomii serovar Hurstbridge str. 5399 includes:
- the asd gene encoding archaetidylserine decarboxylase (Phosphatidylserine decarboxylase is synthesized as a single chain precursor. Generation of the pyruvoyl active site from a Ser is coupled to cleavage of a Gly-Ser bond between the larger (beta) and smaller (alpha chains). It is an integral membrane protein.): MLTTKLFPFLDLDLLKPYFYFLLFIGLYLTIRLRFPQIRFLFLAVKIFSGNMDYKGSRGRLIHSQAFFAGTGSSLLPGAVLGSGLALVLAGPGVLLWIWISSFLIMPLRFVSSTLAIRFRIKLESGRYLSGPMYFIEKALRARWLAIAFSLAGLLTVLSMGGAIPMLGVSFFAQRGFDIQGMTVPVLISIIVVFVVLGGIRRIGRVAGYLAPIGLLLFFAGFFLLFGSQLTSFYSFLEVVAKDATSPVTLLLGGGFSIARIFSTGTGMFFLSTETGIGKSAGVAGVVRTDHAAKQGLVSMLATFFEGFIVATLVIYALYSFGVRDLEGVLSFLRILVNGPTDLAHIAFFASFLMFAVVAIAGWFYTGEQNARYIFGEKFANAYRILFIVSILGSAYGYLKFGEEVLLQIFGIGFSLALITAVPVLISLVLLVKVAQTELRKLIEGGAHYEIFKDFYLLLLSILPKNLVSLLFGLLAALRLPRYIMIPILKAFAKAYKINLDEAELGIREYNSLNQFFTRALKAGARIIDSDENALVSPVDAKVTGFGDIHEQVILQAKGVDYNLKELLGGEKYLSRFQNGKYITFYLSPQDYHRIHSPAYGRILGYYYEPGKLFPVNELAVFGIRGLFPKNERLITFLQTEYGLVAVIKVGASNVGRIRVTYDKKIVTNTLIRTPKEEEYKDVSIMIDKGAELGRFEMGSTVILILERDTFDFSDIPLNEKITYGTTVGHFRKKLLQLPR; encoded by the coding sequence ATGCTAACTACAAAACTATTTCCTTTTTTGGATTTGGACCTTCTCAAACCGTATTTTTACTTCCTTCTGTTTATAGGATTGTACCTCACAATACGATTAAGGTTCCCTCAAATTCGCTTCTTATTTTTAGCCGTGAAAATTTTTTCCGGAAATATGGATTATAAAGGTTCTCGCGGAAGATTAATTCATTCCCAAGCTTTCTTTGCCGGAACCGGTTCTTCCTTGCTTCCGGGCGCGGTATTGGGTTCAGGCTTAGCTTTAGTTTTGGCAGGCCCCGGCGTCTTACTTTGGATTTGGATTTCTAGTTTTTTAATCATGCCGCTGCGATTCGTTTCTTCCACGCTAGCGATACGATTTAGAATCAAATTAGAAAGCGGCCGATACTTGTCCGGCCCAATGTATTTTATTGAAAAAGCTCTTCGCGCAAGATGGTTGGCAATTGCGTTTTCTCTAGCGGGGTTGTTGACGGTTCTTTCGATGGGCGGCGCCATCCCCATGCTGGGGGTTTCGTTTTTTGCACAGCGAGGTTTTGATATCCAGGGTATGACCGTCCCTGTGCTTATTTCCATCATCGTTGTCTTTGTCGTTTTAGGAGGAATCCGAAGAATCGGAAGAGTAGCTGGATATCTCGCACCTATCGGATTACTTCTTTTCTTTGCCGGTTTTTTCCTACTTTTCGGGAGTCAACTGACTAGTTTCTATTCTTTTCTTGAAGTGGTGGCAAAAGACGCCACTAGTCCGGTCACGTTGTTATTAGGCGGCGGATTTTCGATAGCTCGGATTTTTAGTACGGGAACCGGTATGTTCTTCCTGTCTACGGAGACCGGAATCGGTAAGAGCGCCGGAGTCGCCGGAGTCGTCCGAACGGATCATGCCGCAAAACAAGGGCTCGTCAGCATGCTGGCTACTTTCTTCGAAGGGTTTATCGTCGCTACCCTAGTCATTTATGCTTTGTATTCCTTCGGAGTTAGAGATCTGGAAGGTGTTCTTTCTTTTCTGAGAATTTTAGTTAACGGACCGACGGATTTGGCTCATATCGCTTTCTTTGCGTCCTTTCTAATGTTCGCAGTAGTTGCCATTGCCGGCTGGTTTTATACGGGAGAACAAAACGCTCGGTATATTTTCGGAGAAAAGTTCGCCAACGCCTATAGAATCCTGTTTATCGTTTCGATTTTAGGATCCGCGTACGGTTACTTAAAATTCGGAGAGGAAGTCCTACTCCAAATATTTGGAATCGGCTTTTCTCTTGCACTGATAACGGCAGTGCCCGTGTTAATCAGTCTAGTACTACTCGTAAAGGTGGCACAGACCGAGCTAAGAAAATTGATCGAGGGCGGGGCACATTACGAAATTTTCAAAGACTTCTATTTGCTACTTCTTTCAATTCTCCCAAAAAATTTAGTGTCTCTACTTTTCGGTCTATTGGCGGCATTACGCCTTCCTCGATATATTATGATTCCGATTTTAAAGGCGTTTGCGAAAGCGTATAAGATTAATTTGGACGAAGCCGAATTGGGGATTCGGGAATACAATTCCTTGAATCAGTTCTTCACCCGTGCACTAAAAGCGGGCGCGCGTATAATCGATTCTGATGAAAACGCCCTAGTTTCTCCCGTCGACGCGAAGGTAACCGGATTCGGAGACATTCACGAGCAGGTAATCCTTCAGGCAAAAGGTGTGGATTACAATCTGAAAGAGTTATTAGGCGGAGAAAAATATTTATCGCGATTTCAAAACGGAAAATACATAACATTTTATCTCTCTCCGCAGGATTACCATAGGATTCATTCCCCGGCATACGGGAGAATTTTAGGATATTATTATGAACCTGGAAAGTTATTTCCTGTCAACGAGCTGGCGGTTTTCGGTATTCGAGGACTTTTTCCTAAGAACGAAAGATTAATCACCTTTCTGCAAACGGAATACGGATTAGTTGCCGTCATAAAGGTCGGAGCATCCAATGTCGGCAGGATTCGAGTAACGTATGATAAGAAAATCGTAACGAACACTTTGATTCGCACTCCTAAGGAAGAGGAATATAAGGACGTTTCGATCATGATAGATAAGGGAGCCGAATTGGGGAGATTCGAAATGGGCTCCACTGTCATCCTGATATTAGAACGAGATACATTTGATTTTTCTGATATTCCTTTGAACGAAAAAATCACTTACGGAACCACCGTCGGACATTTCCGAAAAAAACTCCTGCAGTTACCGAGGTAA
- a CDS encoding LIC_11366 family protein gives MPGSCKDFPNRTKSPLLFKSEMQSNSTSRNFYFLFVGFLLLPTLLYGEDAAIPKFKELPEERPAPPEGNWEFGARFGAGMRGQNRFDHNLNGFSSTLDPRVPSETRERNDRTMTQGEILIRTRFAGNFKVGVLGGFHYFRNFGLTNITGDPFYTRLNFGMESLYFLAMVWQDGRVNRWLNWEAGFGGGYTKALWISRGYATNGKEYFQQDGNLSGTGIEFRLEGSLSTPVTNHISLSAGVFLSWINIASFDGSFNGSSSSIYIRQDGRVTPLTESANQTNILLSQQYSRKLDMQSAYGGIFFGVNYRL, from the coding sequence ATGCCGGGTTCCTGCAAGGATTTCCCGAATAGAACCAAATCACCACTCCTTTTTAAATCGGAAATGCAATCTAATTCAACCTCACGCAATTTCTATTTTCTCTTCGTCGGTTTCTTACTACTCCCTACTCTACTTTACGGTGAGGACGCTGCGATTCCAAAATTCAAAGAACTCCCGGAGGAAAGACCTGCCCCACCCGAAGGAAACTGGGAATTCGGGGCAAGATTCGGCGCAGGAATGAGAGGACAAAATCGATTTGATCATAATCTGAACGGTTTTTCTTCGACGTTAGATCCTCGAGTTCCATCAGAAACTAGGGAAAGAAACGACCGCACGATGACTCAAGGCGAGATTCTTATTCGGACCAGATTCGCGGGTAATTTCAAAGTGGGTGTGCTTGGCGGGTTTCATTACTTTAGAAATTTCGGACTCACAAATATTACCGGTGATCCTTTTTACACTCGTTTAAACTTCGGAATGGAAAGCCTATATTTTTTAGCGATGGTTTGGCAAGACGGGCGCGTGAACAGGTGGCTCAATTGGGAGGCCGGATTCGGCGGCGGATACACCAAAGCCCTATGGATTTCGAGAGGTTATGCGACAAACGGAAAGGAATACTTTCAGCAAGACGGAAACTTAAGCGGCACCGGTATCGAGTTTCGTTTAGAAGGTTCCTTATCCACTCCCGTTACGAATCATATTTCTTTGAGTGCAGGCGTATTTCTTTCCTGGATTAACATCGCGTCCTTTGACGGTTCCTTCAACGGAAGCTCATCCAGTATTTATATTCGACAAGACGGACGGGTCACTCCCTTAACCGAATCCGCAAATCAAACGAATATTCTACTCTCTCAACAATATTCCCGCAAATTAGATATGCAATCAGCCTACGGGGGAATATTCTTCGGAGTCAATTACCGGCTTTAA
- a CDS encoding 7TM diverse intracellular signaling domain-containing protein yields the protein MEIGKRSILLRSIIFLLSFHTLPVLAFDTFKIPSNGIPLSNHSEVWEDSGRSTPYPQVLKIAEFQPVSSPSFGYSSSAYWFSIPVENSGNETLSWILEIRYAYLDKIEVYQASGSSHPIYRAGDSISFKERPIFYRFPSFPFEIPPHSTDRILIRIETTSAVNFAAFAYKRQDFFSKVNSEQILQGLYFGAILVMVLYNLFLFLSTKEKIYFAFSAYVAAGIFVQWIMCGYASQFFWPGATTWASRCVASFTFLSVATAADFIRTYFDTKRRHPRFNILILGVVYSSAFLTVAGYFLPVRVGLALYFPIAFLGLICLVSVGFQNLSRNLKYAAFFLGAWFALIIGTFLYLLKFSGILPHTIGIVNWGVEIGSVLHVLLIAMSLADRVNELSINLTNKVGDLNNAKHAIEQSEMRFRNLFEGAEELLLTLDQEGKIQDANRTLSRLTGHRPAEVKGKSLLDLIYSPEGPEGSLNLFLAKEKLEEHLKLRKTVEFHSEFSQKYVMEPKPVKIRLQSFDAEGTRMVLGKVSEISEDILSRFLQSESMNFTVNNYLRNADILSRQLTANLTQFVGSEVVTAVRICLREVLINAIEHGNLGISFDEKTDAMKSGNYMEFIQKRQKEVFYGARSVKVAYSLNSKRIGFEIYDEGEGFDFKKILNLDGEKLNEQSYTHGRGIMMTRKVFDVVKFNDKGNKVLLIKYLQKPLKYKREPSSFDI from the coding sequence ATGGAAATTGGAAAACGCTCTATCCTTCTTAGAAGCATTATATTCCTATTATCTTTCCATACCCTCCCGGTTTTAGCCTTTGATACTTTCAAAATTCCGTCGAACGGGATTCCCCTAAGCAACCATTCGGAAGTTTGGGAAGATTCCGGCCGCTCGACTCCATACCCTCAAGTATTAAAGATCGCTGAATTTCAACCCGTTTCTTCTCCCTCCTTCGGCTACAGTTCGTCGGCATATTGGTTCTCTATTCCAGTCGAGAACTCGGGTAACGAAACTCTTTCCTGGATTTTAGAAATTCGATACGCTTATCTGGATAAAATCGAAGTGTACCAAGCCTCGGGGAGCTCCCATCCGATCTATCGTGCGGGAGATTCCATTTCTTTTAAGGAGAGGCCGATCTTTTATCGGTTTCCAAGTTTCCCATTCGAAATTCCTCCGCATTCCACGGATCGAATACTCATCCGAATTGAAACGACTAGCGCGGTAAATTTTGCCGCCTTTGCCTATAAACGGCAGGATTTTTTTTCCAAAGTAAATTCGGAACAAATTCTGCAGGGCTTATATTTCGGTGCGATTTTGGTTATGGTGTTATATAATCTTTTTCTTTTTCTTTCGACAAAGGAAAAGATTTATTTTGCGTTTTCTGCCTATGTAGCCGCCGGAATTTTTGTTCAATGGATTATGTGCGGCTATGCTTCGCAATTTTTTTGGCCCGGCGCCACTACATGGGCGAGTCGTTGCGTCGCATCGTTTACGTTTTTATCAGTCGCAACCGCCGCCGATTTTATTCGAACTTATTTCGATACGAAGAGACGCCATCCTCGATTCAATATCCTGATTTTAGGCGTCGTTTATTCTTCCGCGTTTTTAACGGTAGCCGGATATTTCTTGCCGGTTCGAGTCGGATTAGCCTTATATTTTCCGATCGCTTTCTTGGGATTGATTTGCCTCGTCTCTGTAGGATTTCAGAATTTATCCAGAAATTTGAAATATGCCGCCTTCTTTTTAGGAGCTTGGTTTGCACTTATCATCGGAACATTCCTATACCTATTAAAGTTTTCCGGTATACTTCCGCATACGATCGGAATCGTAAACTGGGGAGTTGAAATAGGATCCGTATTGCATGTGCTACTGATCGCGATGTCCCTCGCGGATCGTGTGAACGAACTTTCTATAAATTTAACGAATAAAGTCGGAGATCTAAACAACGCCAAGCATGCGATAGAGCAATCCGAAATGCGTTTTCGGAATTTATTCGAAGGCGCTGAAGAACTTTTACTAACTTTAGATCAAGAGGGAAAAATACAAGATGCCAATCGAACTCTATCGAGATTAACCGGACATCGTCCCGCGGAAGTAAAGGGAAAGAGCTTATTGGATTTGATATATTCTCCCGAAGGTCCGGAAGGTTCCTTAAATCTATTTCTAGCGAAGGAAAAATTAGAAGAGCATCTCAAACTCAGAAAGACGGTCGAGTTTCATTCGGAGTTCAGTCAAAAATACGTTATGGAACCTAAACCGGTAAAAATTCGATTACAGTCTTTCGATGCGGAAGGAACGCGAATGGTTTTAGGAAAGGTTTCCGAAATCTCCGAAGATATTCTTTCTCGATTTTTGCAAAGTGAAAGTATGAATTTTACTGTGAACAATTATCTAAGGAACGCGGATATCTTGAGTCGCCAATTAACCGCAAATTTGACTCAATTCGTGGGCTCCGAAGTCGTGACAGCGGTGCGTATATGTCTAAGGGAAGTTTTGATCAATGCGATCGAGCACGGAAATCTAGGCATCAGCTTTGATGAGAAAACTGATGCAATGAAATCAGGTAATTATATGGAGTTCATTCAAAAGAGACAGAAAGAGGTGTTTTACGGGGCTAGATCCGTAAAAGTCGCGTATTCGTTAAATTCGAAGCGAATCGGGTTCGAAATTTACGACGAGGGAGAAGGGTTCGACTTTAAGAAAATCCTGAATCTGGACGGCGAAAAGCTGAACGAGCAAAGCTATACTCATGGTCGTGGGATTATGATGACTCGGAAAGTCTTTGATGTGGTTAAATTCAACGATAAAGGCAATAAAGTACTTTTGATCAAATACTTGCAAAAACCCTTAAAATACAAGCGGGAACCTTCCTCCTTCGATATATGA
- a CDS encoding DUF971 domain-containing protein → MALTLSLKSTTPDTIEFDEDSLYIAWKDGVLSKYSLLDLRKRCPCVVCRGGHGGKVGATTGTIQEARLLSFSKVGRYAINLVWGDYHNTGIYSFDSLRLLWEGQEGDLGIP, encoded by the coding sequence ATGGCTTTGACTCTGAGCTTAAAATCAACCACGCCGGATACGATAGAATTCGACGAGGATTCGTTATATATTGCGTGGAAAGACGGAGTTCTTTCGAAATATTCCTTATTGGATCTTCGTAAGCGTTGTCCCTGCGTGGTCTGTAGAGGAGGGCATGGAGGAAAAGTCGGCGCAACGACAGGAACGATTCAAGAGGCAAGACTACTTTCATTTTCCAAAGTCGGTCGATACGCTATCAATCTCGTTTGGGGAGATTATCATAATACCGGAATTTACAGTTTCGACTCCCTTCGATTGCTTTGGGAAGGGCAGGAGGGGGATTTAGGAATTCCTTAG
- a CDS encoding FliO/MopB family protein encodes MNGRILFYKSPLLRFGSLAFAIGVFCVLSGSLNIHAQATDREAMDELLKKELKGDTSKADGAEKSEKKPAETGKETGTTPAVNPVEERYKPVSEGPGLGGILFRIVLVLGILCGGVYWILKTIAASRDAKLPVRDEMNLLSSLLLGPNKQLQIVEVTGQIFVLGVADSGISLISEITDPETKSRLQRMKDEFRPPEGGFLVSVLAQLKDLNTKISGTSSTEETLLKPQPGARKEKQKKLKQKLDEIKRERNNLENGLFDVN; translated from the coding sequence ATGAACGGAAGGATTCTTTTTTACAAATCTCCGCTTCTTCGCTTCGGCTCCCTCGCTTTTGCGATCGGAGTCTTTTGCGTTTTATCGGGATCATTAAACATTCATGCTCAGGCTACCGATCGGGAGGCAATGGATGAACTCCTAAAAAAAGAACTAAAAGGAGATACGTCCAAAGCCGATGGCGCCGAGAAGTCGGAAAAGAAGCCTGCTGAGACAGGAAAGGAAACCGGGACGACTCCGGCAGTCAATCCTGTGGAAGAGCGATATAAACCGGTCTCGGAAGGGCCAGGCCTGGGCGGTATTCTATTTAGAATCGTATTGGTTCTGGGAATCTTATGCGGCGGCGTTTATTGGATTTTAAAAACGATAGCGGCATCACGTGATGCAAAGCTGCCGGTTAGAGACGAGATGAATTTATTAAGTAGTCTCTTATTAGGACCGAATAAGCAGCTTCAGATAGTGGAAGTAACCGGCCAGATTTTTGTATTAGGCGTTGCCGATAGCGGAATCAGCTTAATTTCGGAAATAACCGATCCTGAAACAAAATCCAGACTCCAACGAATGAAGGATGAATTCCGGCCTCCTGAAGGCGGTTTCTTGGTTTCCGTCTTGGCTCAGTTGAAGGATCTAAACACCAAAATCAGCGGAACTTCCTCTACGGAAGAAACTCTACTGAAGCCACAACCTGGAGCGAGGAAGGAAAAGCAGAAAAAGCTGAAACAAAAATTGGACGAGATCAAACGAGAACGGAATAACCTTGAAAACGGGTTATTTGATGTGAATTAG
- the fliQ gene encoding flagellar biosynthesis protein FliQ produces the protein MTEVDAITLIRDALFVTLKLSSPILLTAMIVGLIIGILQTTTSIQEPTIAFVPKLLSIFVVIVIFAGWMLQTATDYTRDLFLMIEKF, from the coding sequence ATGACCGAAGTCGATGCTATAACATTGATTCGAGATGCGCTCTTTGTCACATTAAAGCTTTCATCGCCGATCCTTCTGACTGCGATGATCGTAGGTTTAATTATCGGAATTTTACAGACAACGACTTCCATCCAGGAGCCGACGATCGCGTTTGTTCCCAAACTTCTCTCCATTTTCGTCGTAATCGTAATTTTTGCGGGTTGGATGCTTCAAACGGCTACGGATTATACTAGAGATTTATTTTTAATGATCGAGAAATTTTAG
- the fliN gene encoding flagellar motor switch protein FliN — protein MGEGSLSQEEIDALLAGANETFDPGSMAAAGGSKEVPGLSPVDRDLLSDFLSQCFQTAGSTLGAILSKTSSFMNPTTEAKTRKDIEAELKANTLILYSTYSGSLNGRVALAMGADNAARIANMMMGGFDSGGLDEGQLQTLKDSLTPIMGALQSQIAAKTGGGVNGSPAETRHVTSPAALVLPEGDPIVRTFFNLAIEGLPSFRVQFLLSLSMASDILSLSKRSGGGGGDFSGGGFQGGMGGGGGGAQVGMRSVSFPNLATASGAQGAPNLNLLMDVQMSVTVELGRTKMYIKDILGLGEGSIIELDKLAGEPVDLLVNGKLIAKGEVVVIDENFGVRVTDIVSPADRIKPESGGG, from the coding sequence ATGGGTGAAGGGTCCCTTTCCCAAGAAGAAATAGATGCACTATTAGCGGGTGCCAATGAAACATTCGATCCAGGTAGCATGGCTGCTGCAGGAGGATCGAAGGAAGTTCCGGGCTTGTCGCCCGTCGACCGGGATCTCCTGTCGGATTTTCTTTCCCAGTGTTTTCAGACTGCGGGTAGCACGTTAGGCGCGATTCTTTCAAAAACCTCTAGCTTCATGAATCCTACCACGGAAGCTAAGACTAGGAAAGACATAGAAGCCGAATTGAAGGCAAATACGCTTATTTTATATTCAACTTATTCCGGTAGTTTAAACGGTCGAGTTGCATTAGCGATGGGAGCTGATAATGCCGCTCGTATCGCTAATATGATGATGGGCGGTTTCGATTCGGGTGGATTGGACGAGGGACAGCTACAGACTCTTAAGGATAGCTTGACTCCTATTATGGGAGCGCTCCAGTCTCAGATAGCCGCAAAGACTGGCGGCGGTGTGAACGGATCCCCTGCAGAAACGAGACATGTCACTTCGCCGGCAGCTCTTGTTTTACCGGAAGGCGATCCAATCGTCCGAACGTTCTTTAATTTGGCGATCGAAGGTTTGCCTTCCTTCAGAGTCCAATTCCTGCTCTCACTGTCGATGGCTAGCGATATTCTTTCCTTATCTAAACGATCGGGTGGCGGAGGCGGAGACTTCAGCGGAGGCGGCTTCCAAGGCGGAATGGGTGGAGGCGGAGGTGGTGCTCAGGTAGGAATGCGTTCAGTGTCCTTCCCGAATTTAGCCACTGCAAGCGGGGCCCAGGGAGCTCCGAACTTAAACCTCCTCATGGACGTTCAAATGTCCGTGACAGTCGAGTTAGGAAGAACGAAGATGTATATAAAAGACATCTTGGGATTGGGCGAAGGTTCGATTATAGAATTAGATAAGCTTGCCGGTGAACCGGTGGATTTACTTGTTAATGGAAAGTTGATTGCCAAAGGGGAAGTAGTCGTCATTGACGAGAACTTCGGTGTGCGTGTAACGGACATTGTCAGTCCGGCGGATAGGATCAAGCCGGAATCAGGAGGCGGATGA
- the fliR gene encoding flagellar biosynthetic protein FliR produces MEYFVGNFQVFLLILARIVGLLSVAPVFSFVSITFAQRISLGFLIAVILFPVSAGFVPPIPGNMVDYGLVAIGEVLIGILMGFLISLVFASFQMAGEFFNVQLGFGYAEILDPISQTSLPVISTLKNMLGMLLFLTLGAYRFLFESLAYSFEKIQILKLVPEIQDGLYRAMEGAVGAMFLVAFKISLPVLGVLFLVTVSEALMGKAAPQLNILQLSFPIKIAIGLIVLILIVPFIVSQMDSAFQLSFEKVNLLLKEWPTL; encoded by the coding sequence ATGGAGTATTTCGTCGGTAATTTCCAAGTTTTTCTTCTGATCCTTGCTAGGATAGTGGGACTCTTGTCCGTTGCTCCCGTATTCTCATTCGTATCGATTACGTTTGCCCAAAGAATTTCATTAGGTTTTCTGATAGCTGTAATCCTTTTTCCCGTATCGGCGGGTTTTGTTCCTCCTATTCCCGGAAATATGGTGGATTACGGCTTGGTCGCGATCGGCGAGGTCTTGATCGGAATATTAATGGGATTTTTAATAAGTCTCGTTTTTGCCTCGTTTCAGATGGCTGGAGAATTTTTCAACGTGCAGCTAGGTTTCGGTTATGCGGAGATTTTGGATCCGATTTCCCAGACGAGTCTTCCGGTTATCAGTACTCTAAAAAATATGCTCGGGATGTTGCTATTTTTAACTCTAGGCGCTTATCGTTTCTTGTTCGAAAGTCTTGCATATTCGTTCGAAAAAATTCAGATTCTAAAGCTCGTCCCTGAAATTCAAGACGGTTTGTATCGAGCAATGGAAGGCGCGGTCGGGGCGATGTTTCTTGTAGCGTTTAAGATCTCTCTTCCCGTTCTCGGCGTTCTTTTTCTTGTCACAGTTTCGGAGGCATTGATGGGAAAAGCGGCGCCTCAATTGAATATTTTGCAATTGAGTTTCCCGATTAAGATTGCGATCGGCCTGATCGTACTGATATTGATCGTTCCCTTCATAGTCTCGCAAATGGACTCGGCGTTTCAGCTTTCCTTTGAAAAGGTGAACCTCTTACTAAAGGAATGGCCGACTTTATGA
- a CDS encoding START domain-containing protein: MFYKIILLLFISFFPFQVFAWDLAKEKNGVTVHTRNVEGSELKEFRGKTKVKASLNSVLALLDDNPSYTTWLKDCKKSEAIKILNPKERYIYILNGVPWPLDDRDFIVHSTFSLDKATGAVTYTLRPAANSIVPEKKGIVRGKIKGYWKFVPKGDEVEVTYQVHSEPGGSIPSSIANFVVVDIPYETLRKMKDKLEEPKYKNAPQFHLLSESAAN, encoded by the coding sequence ATGTTTTATAAAATCATTCTTTTACTATTTATTTCCTTTTTTCCGTTTCAAGTTTTCGCTTGGGATTTGGCTAAGGAAAAGAACGGAGTGACCGTTCACACGCGAAATGTGGAAGGCTCCGAACTAAAGGAATTTCGTGGAAAAACGAAAGTCAAGGCGAGTTTGAATTCAGTGCTGGCTCTACTGGACGACAATCCTTCCTATACGACTTGGTTGAAGGATTGCAAGAAGTCGGAAGCAATAAAAATTTTGAATCCAAAAGAGAGATATATTTATATTTTAAACGGGGTCCCCTGGCCGTTAGACGATCGTGATTTTATAGTTCACTCGACCTTTTCCTTAGATAAGGCGACTGGTGCTGTAACTTACACTCTGAGACCTGCCGCTAATTCTATCGTACCGGAAAAAAAAGGAATCGTCCGAGGTAAAATCAAAGGGTATTGGAAATTCGTGCCTAAGGGAGACGAAGTCGAGGTTACATACCAGGTTCATAGCGAACCGGGAGGCAGCATCCCTTCATCGATCGCTAATTTTGTCGTAGTCGATATTCCGTACGAAACTTTACGCAAAATGAAAGATAAATTGGAAGAGCCCAAATATAAAAACGCTCCCCAGTTTCATCTACTCTCGGAATCGGCAGCTAACTAA
- the fliP gene encoding flagellar type III secretion system pore protein FliP (The bacterial flagellar biogenesis protein FliP forms a type III secretion system (T3SS)-type pore required for flagellar assembly.): MWAIGTPIFAVSLLFLFSGGEIFAQSTAPRIPIPNLGINVNEAKGPRETSLSLMILFLVTILSLAPAIVMSLTSFTKIVIVLDFVRRALSIQNLPPNQVMVGLALFMTFFIMAPTLNIVYEKALTPYMNGKIDTNEFFDKSMVPMREFMIRQIGPSGAKDVALFLKIGKVEKVESFDDVPSYVLIPAFMLSEIKKAFWIGIIIFIPFIVVDLVVASALLSMGLNMLPPVMVSLPFKLILFVLVDGWNLIVYELVRSYK, translated from the coding sequence ATGTGGGCGATAGGCACACCGATCTTCGCAGTTTCGCTGCTATTTCTTTTCTCAGGAGGGGAGATATTCGCGCAATCAACCGCGCCTAGGATTCCCATCCCGAATCTAGGTATTAACGTGAACGAAGCAAAAGGCCCTCGAGAGACGAGTCTTTCTCTCATGATTCTTTTCTTAGTTACGATCCTCTCTTTGGCTCCGGCAATCGTGATGTCTCTGACTTCCTTCACTAAAATTGTTATCGTATTGGACTTTGTTAGGCGAGCTCTCTCCATCCAAAACCTACCTCCCAACCAAGTAATGGTCGGTTTGGCATTATTCATGACCTTCTTTATCATGGCGCCGACTTTGAATATCGTCTATGAAAAGGCGCTTACGCCTTACATGAACGGAAAGATCGATACGAACGAATTTTTCGATAAATCCATGGTTCCGATGCGCGAATTCATGATTCGTCAGATAGGTCCGAGCGGCGCTAAGGACGTGGCTCTTTTTTTAAAGATCGGAAAAGTGGAAAAAGTGGAATCCTTTGACGATGTTCCGAGTTATGTTTTAATTCCCGCCTTTATGCTTTCCGAAATCAAAAAAGCGTTTTGGATCGGAATCATAATCTTCATTCCGTTTATCGTAGTGGATCTGGTTGTCGCTTCGGCGCTATTATCCATGGGCTTAAATATGCTCCCTCCGGTCATGGTGAGTCTTCCTTTTAAACTTATCTTATTCGTCTTAGTGGACGGTTGGAATTTAATCGTCTACGAGCTGGTAAGGAGTTATAAATGA